The Lycium ferocissimum isolate CSIRO_LF1 chromosome 10, AGI_CSIRO_Lferr_CH_V1, whole genome shotgun sequence genome window below encodes:
- the LOC132033547 gene encoding septin and tuftelin-interacting protein 1 homolog 1-like, with the protein MDDDQEMERFGMENDYEDGQWITGEFYYRKRKEKKHVQTKDDVLYGVFASGDSDSDYEGSSKKHKKGLSTKPDLTKPVNFVSNGTVMPNQEIDQNTKEENDQLISEESKGLGFGASVGLGFGTSSTNNNADEEYIKTAAQVETDGENFLPSAFGRKIKEGALRREKEKEKEKSMLAKKSSESGRREPGGDVGGFEKYTKGIGKKLLEKMGYKGGGLGKNQQGILAPIEAKLRPKNLGMGFNDYKEASAPALQESEGKPVARPPQPVEGRSKEKLWSKQAKKVKKAYITAEELLAKKQEQGLEIIQKVFDMRGPQVRVLTNLENLNAEEKARENDVPMPELQHNIMLIVDLAELDIQKIDSDLRNEREAVVALQKEKEKLQAEAARQKRQFDNMEEIVSVLDRIGGESTSGTLTLDSLAKAFADLQQQYAEEYKLCNLSSIACSYALPLFIQVFQGWDPLQTPTHGLEVVSLWKNLLQGDDIFTISDAASPYTQLFMEVVFPAVRISGTNTWQARDPEPMLHFLDSWEKLLPPAVLQTILENIVLPKLSAAVNSWDPRRETIPIHSWVHPWLPLLGQRLESCYHTIRNRLESVLHAWHPSDMSAYYILSPWKTVFDAINWEKLMVRFIVPKLLAVMHEFQINPANQNLDQFYWVRTWATAIPIHHMLPILDIFFNKWQEVLYHWLCSNPNFEEVTKWYLGWKELIPPELQANEHVRYRLNLVLEMMNQAVEGLEVVQPGLRENISYLRVLEQRQFETQKKAAAQAQSRPFVGSNSGTQMDGTGGGFYMSVKEIVEVHAQQNGLLFKPKPRRMQDGHQIYGFGNISIIIDSLNQKVFAQVEDRWSLVSLEQLLDLHNRSGLKRR; encoded by the coding sequence ATGGATGATGATCAGGAAATGGAAAGGTTTGGAATGGAGAATGATTATGAAGATGGTCAGTGGATCACTGGTGAATTCTACTATCGGAAGCGCAAAGAAAAAAAGCACGTTCAAACCAAGGATGATGTCCTCTATGGTGTTTTTGCTTCTGGGGATAGCGACTCTGACTATGAGGGATCCTCCAAGAAGCACAAGAAAGGACTTTCCACGAAGCCTGACCTCACTAAACCTGTTAATTTCGTCTCAAATGGAACTGTCATGCCTAACCAAGAAATTGATCAGAATACCAAAGAGGAAAACGACCAGCTAATATCAGAAGAGAGCAAAGGTTTGGGATTTGGGGCATCTGTTGGCCTTGGATTTGGTACTAGTTCCACCAATAATAATGCTGATGAGGAATATATCAAGACAGCAGCCCAGGTTGAAACTGATGGGGAAAACTTTCTGCCGTCTGCTTTTGGTAGGAAGATCAAAGAAGGTGCCCTAAGACGtgagaaggaaaaggaaaaggagaagTCTATGTTGGCCAAGAAATCTTCCGAATCAGGGAGAAGAGAACCTGGTGGTGATGTTGGTGGCTTTGAGAAGTATACCAAGGGGATTGGGAAGAAATTGCTTGAGAAGATGGGTTATAAGGGAGGTGGGTTGGGTAAAAATCAGCAAGGAATTTTGGCTCCGATCGAGGCAAAGCTAAGGCCCAAGAATTTGGGAATGGGTTTCAATGACTATAAGGAGGCTAGTGCACCAGCTCTTCAAGAATCAGAAGGAAAGCCTGTTGCTCGGCCTCCTCAACCCGTGGAAGGCCGCTCAAAAGAGAAGCTTTGGTCAAAGCAAGCTAAAAAAGTGAAGAAGGCTTACATTACAGCTGAAGAGTTATTAGCCAAAAAGCAGGAGCAGGGCCTGGAAATTATTCAGAAGGTCTTTGATATGAGGGGTCCACAGGTTCGAGTCTTGACGAATCTGGAGAATTTGAACGCGGAGGAAAAAGCAAGGGAAAATGATGTTCCAATGCCTGAACTTCAGCACAATATCATGTTGATTGTCGATTTGGCAGAACTTGACATACAAAAAATTGATAGTGATTTGAGAAATGAGAGGGAGGCAGTTGTTGCTTTgcagaaggagaaggagaagctCCAAGCTGAGGCAGCTCGCCAAAAAAGGCAGTTTGATAATATGGAAGAGATTGTGAGTGTATTGGACCGGATAGGGGGAGAAAGCACATCTGGTACCCTGACCCTAGACTCCCTTGCAAAAGCATTTGCAGACTTGCAACAGCAGTATGCTGAGGAATACAAACTCTGCAACTTGTCAAGCATAGCGTGCTCATATGCTCTGCCGTTATTTATTCAAGTTTTTCAGGGATGGGATCCACTTCAAACTCCAACACATGGATTGGAGGTGGTTTCCCTGTGGAAGAACCTTTTGCAAGGGGATGACATTTTTACTATCTCTGATGCTGCATCTCCTTATACTCAACTATTTATGGAAGTTGTATTCCCCGCTGTTAGAATATCTGGCACCAATACCTGGCAGGCAAGGGACCCTGAACCAATGCTTCATTTTTTGGATTCTTGGGAGAAGCTGTTGCCTCCTGCAGTCCTTCAGACAATACTGGAAAACATTGTTTTGCCCAAGTTATCAGCTGCTGTGAACTCCTGGGATCCACGTCGAGAAACAATTCCAATCCATTCCTGGGTTCATCCATGGTTGCCCTTGCTGGGTCAAAGATTGGAAAGCTGCTATCACACTATACGTAACAGATTGGAAAGTGTCTTGCATGCTTGGCACCCAAGTGATATGTCTGCATACTACATATTGTCTCCTTGGAAGACTGTGTTTGATGCAATTAACTGGGAAAAGCTGATGGTCCGGTTTATTGTTCCAAAGTTGTTAGCAGTGATGCATGAATTCCAAATAAATCCAGCAAATCAGAACCTTGATCAGTTCTATTGGGTCCGTACTTGGGCTACTGCTATTCCCATCCATCACATGCTTCCAATACTGGATATATTCTTCAACAAGTGGCAAGAGGTTTTGTACCACTGGTTATGCTCAAACCCGAACTTTGAAGAAGTGACGAAATGGTATTTGGGTTGGAAGGAACTTATTCCACCTGAACTTCAGGCAAATGAACACGTTCGCTATCGACTTAATCTTGTTCTAGAAATGATGAACCAGGCTGTTGAAGGCTTGGAGGTTGTTCAGCCTGGTTTGAGGGAGAACATTAGTTATCTTAGGGTTCTTGAACAAAGGCAGTTTGAGACTCAGAAAAAAGCTGCAGCACAAGCTCAATCCCGTCCTTTTGTGGGCTCGAACAGTGGTACCCAAATGGATGGTACAGGTGGTGGGTTTTACATGAGCGTAAAAGAAATTGTTGAAGTTCATGCTCAACAGAATGGTTTGCTGTTCAAGCCTAAGCCCCGCAGGATGCAAGATGGTCATCAGATATATGGTTTTGGTAACATCAGCATTATTATAGATTCTCTCAATCAGAAGGTGTTTGCGCAAGTTGAGGACAGGTGGTCTTTGGTATCACTTGAGCAGCTGTTGGATCTGCATAATCGATCTGGGTTAAAGCGCCGATAA